In Thermodesulfatator atlanticus DSM 21156, the sequence TTGTTGAAATCCGCACAGAAAATTATTACTACGTAGATAAAACGCCTTTTGTGAAAAAGCTCGTTGACGAAGGCAAGTATTTTTTCCTTTCCCGCCCAAGGCGTTTTGGAAAAAGCCTTTTTCTCGATACCCTGCGCCAGGCCTTCCTGGGAAAACGTGAGCTCTTCCACGGGCTATTCTTAGAGAACAACTGGGATTGGTCTAAAAACTATCCCGTAATCTATATTTCTTTTGGCTCCGGGGTACATCGAAGCGTTGACGAACTCCAAAATAC encodes:
- a CDS encoding AAA family ATPase; its protein translation is MAKKKLPVGIQSFVEIRTENYYYVDKTPFVKKLVDEGKYFFLSRPRRFGKSLFLDTLRQAFLGKRELFHGLFLENNWDWSKNYPVIYISFGSGVHRSVDELQNT